ACATTCGAAAATGACGTGGCTTGAATGTGGGCCTGCCAGAAGGCCGGTGTCGGCATCGATCTGGGCGAAAACGATGCCTTCGGGGATGGGAAAGGATGTCGCCGGCAAATTGGCCAGGGCCTGTTTCATGAATCCCATCCAGATGGGGATGGCGGCGGACGCCCCGGTTTCGCCTCTGCCCAGCGACGCCATGTCGTCGAACCCGACCCATACGCCGGTGATGAGCTGGGGCGTGAATCCTTCAAACCAGGCGTCGTTCAGATTGCTCGTCGTGCCGGTTTTTCCGGCAACCGGCCGGTTGAGCGCCAGCACCCTCCTGGCCGTTCCATTTTTCACGACGCCTTCCATCAGGTTGGTCATGATGTAAGCGGTTCGGGGATCGAGCGCATTCTTCTTTTCGGGTTCGAACGTCTCCAGAACATTCCCGTTCTTGTCCTCGATTTTCGTGATGAACAAGGGCTGGATCAACTCCCCCTGGTTGGCGAATACCGAAAAAGCCGTCGTCAATTCGAGCGGCGATACGACCGAGGAGCCCAGGGCAATGGACAGGTTCCTGTCGATCGGGGATTGAATGCCGAGCCGTTTGGCATAATCGACGACCGTATCGATGCCGATGTCCTGCAGAATTTTGACCGTGACGACGTTGAGGGATTTTTCGAGGGCCGTTCGCAGCAGCACCCGGCCATGATACTGGCGATCGTAGTTTTTCGGATTCCAGACCGGATCCGTGTCTTCGTTCTGAAACGAGACGGGCGTGTCCATCATGATGGTGGCAGGCGTGTAGCCCTTGTCGATGGCGGCGGCGTAAACGATGGGCTTGAAAGCCGAGCCCGGTTGCCTTCTGGCCTGGATAGCCCGGTTGAACTGGCTTTCGTTGTAATTCCTGCCGCCGATCATGACCTTGACGTTCCCGTTTCCGGCTTCGATGCAGACGATGGCGCTTTGCACGGCCGGGGTCTGCTCGAGTGAAAAGCGCAGGCCATCCTTGCTGCCTGCCGGGCTTTCCAGGACACGCACCATCGCCACATCACCCGGCTTGAAAACATCGCTCACCTTCCGGACGGCTGCCCCCCGCGATTCGGGATTGGGCTTTCTGGCCCACTTCATTTCGGAAAGCGGCAGGATGCCGACGCTTTTGCCGATCCGGATCAGCGCCCGTTGCTGGGCATCCTGGACATCGGTAACGACCCCTGGCACAATGATGTCGGGCTTGATGTGGGATTCGGGCGTTTTTTCCTGAAGTTCCCTGCAGAACGCCTCGATTTCCATGGGTTCGAGATGCCGGATCGGTCCTCTGTATCCCTGGCGTTTATCCAGTTCCCGCAAGCCTTTCTGCATGGCGTCATAGGCCTGCCGGTGCATTTCGACATTCGCAGCCGTGTACACCTTGTATCCGCCGGTCAGAAAGGCTTCCGATCCGTATTTCGTCTCCAGATAGCGGCGCACATGTTCCGAATAGTAGGAAACGCTTTCCGGGAAAGGCCTGCGGGCCGGTTGCAGTTTCAGCGGGGTCATCATGGCTTCCTTGGCTTCCGCCTCGGAGATGTAGCCTTCGGCAACCATGCGGTTGAGCACATAGAACTGCCGCTGCTTGGCCCGCTCGGGGTAGCGAATGGGCGAATAGCGGGTCGGGGCCTGCGGAAGGCCCGCAAGAACGGCCATTTCCGCCAGGTTCAGTTCCTTGGCCGATTTCCCGAAATAGACTTCAGCGGCGGATTCGACGCCGTAAGCTCCCTGGCCGAGATAAATCTGGTTGAGATAGAGGTAGAGAATTTCGTCTTTCGTGAAGGCCTTGTCGATGCGGTAGGCCAGAATGGCCTCCTTGAATTTCCGCATGAAAGACTTTTCCGGCGTCAGCAGAAAGGATTTGGTCACCTGCTGGGTGATGGTGCTTCCGCCCTGGACGATGCCGCCCGCTTCGATATTCTTGAAAACCGCCCGGGCGATTCCGAGAAGATCGATGCCGGGATGGGAATAAAACCGGGAGTCTTCCGCAGCGATGAATGCCTGTTTGAGTTTTTCCGGAATATCGTTGATCGGCAGAACCCTTCTTCTTTCCCGGAAGAATTCGGCGATGATCTGCCCGTCATCCGCATAGACTTCCGTGATGGCGGGGGGATTGTAATCCGCCAGCGTCTTGATCTGCGGAAGATCTTCGTTGACATAGTAGTAAAAAACCACAAGCGATGGGATACCGACTGCCATTCCGATCAATGCCAGTCGGATCATCCATTTCAACATGCCCGGGAAAAGCGTTCCGCTTTGCGCTTTGGCCCGCTTTTTCAGGATGTCGGATCGTTTCGGCGTCACTGCTGTATGCTCCCAATTCAAATTGCAGCCCGGTTACCCGGATCGGATAACGGCGTTTATCGTGAAAATGCGTCAGTGGGCAACCTGTAGGGGCGACCGGCGGGTCGCCCCTGCGAGTCCCTGCGAATGCCTTGGTCTGTATTACCGCATCTGCCGGAATGACGGGTTGGATGTTCATCTCCGGGGGCGGTCCCACCATGAACATTTGTCGTGAAAATACGAACTCAGGGTTAAGGGATGAATGGGGATTACCGTGAAAACACCCCTCCTCGCGACATGGGGGGAATCGTTGTCGTTATCGTTGTCGTTGTCGTAATCGTAATCGTAATCGAAATTCCCGGCACCCGTCACCCCGGCGAAAGCCTGGGTCCAGAACATGTCCATAACCGGCAATCGAAGCGCTGGATTCCGGCTTCCGCCGGAATGATGGCCGCATTGTCCTCTCCAGCGATGGCGAACAGCATCATGAACCCCCTCCCCTTCATCCGGGGCACGCTTTTTGAAAAGGATTGACATTATAGGAAGGTATGCTAAAAATACAAGATTTTTCGGGGCCGATTTTGGCCATTTCTTTTTTGGGCGGGAGCAACAGAATGGTATCGTTGGATTTTTCCAAACTGGGTGGACTTGTTCCGGTTGTGACACAGGATGCGGCAACGAATGAAGTGCTGATGGTGGCTTTCATGAACGAGGAAGCCTGGAATCACACGCTTCAAACCGGAAAGGCGACCTACTACAGCCGAAGCCGGCAGTGTTTGTGGATCAAGGGAGAAACCTCGGGCAACATTCAGAAGGTTCAGGAAATCCGGATCGATTGCGACAACGACACGGTATTGCTGAAGGTCGAACAGGTCGGCGGCGCGGCGTGTCACACGGGCCACCGGTCCTGTTTTTATCGGAAGTTGATCGATGGCGGGCTGGAAACGATCGGATCACCAGTTTTCAATCCCAAGGAGGTATATCGTTCATGAGTAGAATCCTGAAACTGGGGATTCCCAAGGGAAGTCTTCAAAACGCTACAGTGGAATTGTTCCGCAGATCCGGATGGAAGATCGACATCAACGGCAGAAGCTATTTCCCGGAAATCAACGATGAAGAAATCGAGTGCTCCATCTGCCGGGCACAGGAAATGAGCCGGTATGTCGAAAGCGGCGCGCTGGATGCCGGTCTGACCGGGAAGGACTGGATCGCCGAAAACCACAGTGACGTGCATGTCGTCTGTGATCTCGTCTATTCCAAGGTGAGTGCCCGGCCAGCCAGGTGGGTGCTCGCGGTGCCCTTCGATTCGCCCGCCAAACGGCTGGAAGACTGCAAGGGCATGAAGATCGCCACCGAGCTGGTCCAGTTTACCAAGGATTATTTTGCCGAGCGCAACATTCCCGTTGAGGTGGAATTTTCCTGGGGTGCCACGGAAGCCAAGGTCGTATCGGGTCTGGCGGATGCGATTGTCGAGGTGACCGAAACCGGCAGCACGATCAAGGCCCACGGCCTCCGGATCATTCACGAGCTGATGCAGACCAACACCCGCCTGATCGCCAACCACCGGGCCTGGGCGGATCCGAAGAAACGGGAAAAGATCGAGCAGATCGCCCTGTTGCTCAAGGGCGCTCTCCTCGGTGAAAAGCTGGTCGGGCTCAAGATGAACGTTCCGGAGCAATCCCTCGAGGCCATCGTCGGCCTGCTGCCCAGCCTCAATGCGCCGACGGTTTCCCCCCTGTACCAGACAAATTGGTTTTCCGTGGAAACGGTGGTGCAAAACGGTCTCGTGCGGGAGCTGATTCCCAAGCTGATGAAAAACGGGGCCGAAGGCATCATCGAATATGCCCTGAACAAGGTGATTTGAACGCGAAACACCCGAGAGACGCCGCATCATGCGAAAGGCGAGAAGCGGCTTGGACAAGGCCAGAGGGAAGAAGGCGGGTCAAGACGGAAGATCGGAAGGCGAGTCCGGCCCCGGATAAACCGGCACGGTGACGCTGAAGCACGATCCCATCCCTGGGGTGGAAGAAACATGGATCGAGCCCCCGTGCTGGTGGACGATCTGCCGGGTGATGTACAGGCCAAGGCCGGTGCCTTTCTGACCTTTGGAAGAGAAAAAGAGGGTGAACAATTTGTCCCGGGTTTCCCGGTCCATGCCGCAGCCGTTGTCCGTAATTTCGAATCGGATGCCCTCTGCCACGGGCCGGATCACAAACCGCACCTCATGCCCCGTTTTCTGGGTGTCGCGCAGGCAGGCATCCACGGCATTGTCCAGAATATTCAACAATGCCGCATGCATGGCATTTTCGTCCATCGAAATCGTTTCTTGGCCTACATCGAAATGGCGGATAAATGCGATGCCGTTATCCTCCATGCGCTTTTCCACCGACTGGGCCACGCGTTCCCCGAAATCGGCCAGCCGGACCAGTTGACGCTCCAGTTCCCGCTCCTTGGCGTAATACAGAATATCGAGCACCTGTTTGCGGATCCGTTCCGCACTCAGACTGACCGCCTTCCATCCTTCTTCGATCCGCTGATCGTTCTTTCGCCTGAGCCCGGACTCCAGCATGTAAAGCCCGCCATCCAGGCCTGTCAGCATGCCTTTGATGCCGTGGGCGATCGAACCGATCATCAGTCCGAGGTTGGCAAGCCGATTCTGCAGCTCCGTCTTTTCCCGGATCAGCCGCTCCAGATTCTGGGTATATTCTGTCAGCAGGCGCTTGCTCCTGATTTTTTCGAAGACCTTCTGCAGGGCGATTTCCAGTACATCCACGTGAATGGGCTTGGTGATGAAGTCAGCCGCATGGTCCTTGAAACTGACGATGGCAAGCTCCATGTCTCCATGCCCCGTGATCATGACAAATTCCGTATCCGGGCTCTCATGCTTGATCCGTCGCAGCAGTTCGATACCGTCCATTCCCGGCATCTTGATGTCGGAAACGACTACGGGCGGCCGTTGCGTCCGGAACACTTCCAGCGCTTCCTCGCCGTTCTGGGCCGTAAACACCTCATAGCCCATGTCCCGCAGGGAGATGTCGAGGACATCCCGGATGTCCGCCTCGTCATCGACGAGCAAAATCGATCGTTTCATCGTCACTCTCCCGTACCGGAAAATTCAGGGTGAAGGTCGTTCCCTGCCCTGTTTCGGAGCGCACCTGAATCGTGCCCCCGCATTCCTTCACGATTCCGTAACTGATGGAAAGCCCGAGGCCCGTGCCTTTGCCCACTTCCTTGGTCGTGAAGAACGGCTCGAAGATTTTTTCCCGAATTTCCCTGGGGATTCCAATCCCGGTATCGCTGATTTCGGCCACAACCTGCTCCCCCTGGCGTTTGACAGAGATGGAAATGCGCTTGCCGTTGCCGCCGGTTTCATTCCCGGCCGTTTTGGCTTCGATCGCATCCCGTGCGTTCAGCAACAGGTTGATGAACACCTGTTCGAGCCGGCCCGGATCCCCTACGACGGTTGGCAGCTCCGGTTCCACGTTCCATTCAAGCGCAATGCCCCGCACTTTGAGCTGCTGGCTGAAAATATCCACAGCCCGTTCGAGAACTTCGACGAGCTGGACCCGATCCAGGCAGGCGTCCGTTTTACGGGCGAATTGCCGCATGTGCACAATGATCCGGGTGGCCCGATCCACATTCGCATCGATTTTCTGCAGCATGCTCCCCAGGATTTCCGGTTCCACCGGCTCAGCCCGGAATGCCTTCTTGATCAGGAAAGAGGCCGCCGTCTTGATGACGGAAAGCGGCTGATTCAGCTCATGGGCCACACCTGTGGCCATTTCTCCGAGTGTGGCCATTTTGCTCGCCTGCAGAAACTGCTGCTCCGTTTCGAGCCGCTCCGTGATGTCGGATGTGGTCACCAGCAGCACCTGCTTTCCGGGATATTCGCAGGGTCGCAGCCAGATGTCAGCAAACAGAATCCTTCCCGATTGGTGGATTTGCCGCACCTTGTTGAGAACGGCGGCTCCCCCGAATCCGGCTTCGTATTTCGTTCGTTCGGACTGGGGGAAGAGATCGAGAAAGGAGCGCTTTTTCAGATCCGCAGGCAAGTATCCATACATGGCGGCAACGCTTTCGTTGCAGTCGAGAATGGTCCATTGATCCATTTCCAGGACGAACACGGGGTTTGGGATGTTGTTGAAAATGGCGTGGTATTTTTTTTCGGATCGTTCGAGGCTTTCCTCGAGCTGTTTTCGGCGGGTAATGTCCAGGCAGACCTCCATGACCGCCACGATCTCGCCCGATTCGTTTTTCACTGGGGAGGTTCTGGCTACCCAATGGGTGATGGAACCATCGGGATTCAGCCGACTCTCTTCCCCATAATGGGGTTGGCCGTCCTCAAAGGTCCGCTTCACCGGGCACGGATCACACAGGCTGTCGCGGCCTTTGTAGGCATGGAAGCAGGAATCACCGGTTCGGGCGTTGAAACGCTCCAGAAATTCCCGGTTGCACCGGATGAGGCGAAACGCCCGATCCTGGATGGTGATCAAACAGGGCACCAGTTCGAAGAGATTCTGGTATTCGTCCCGCTGTTTGTTGAGTTCCCGCTGCTGTTTGCCGATTTCCTCCTGCATCCAGGTGATGGCCTCCGCCAGAAGACCCATTTCATCCTGCTGGTTCACTTCGATCGGATGATCGTAGCTTCCCATGCCGATGGCCTTGGTACCCCGGATCAGGGTGTCGATGGGCCGACTGACGAATTTCCGCATGAACATGAAGATCAGAGCGGATGTCACAAAGAACAAAAAGAAGGACAGAATCAGGATGCCGATTTTGTAATGGTTCATCTCGATGTCGGTGGCACCGAGGGACACCACGACATCGAGGGCGCCGAGGATGCGTTTGCCTTCCGGATGAATGTGGCAGGCATCGGTGGAGCAGCCCTTTTCGTTGTAGATCGGGGTGATGATGCCGAGGAGCCTGGCATCCTGGCCGTCAAAGATGCGCGTTCGCTCGGAAAGGGAGAGATCGACGGACGGCGGGTCGCTGTGATGGCAGATGTCACAGGCTTCGGCTTTGATGTTGGTGTAGGTGTTGACCTCCTGGCTCAGATTGGAAAACCGGATCTGACCGCTTTTGTTGTAAATGCGGATGTGTTCGATGCCCGGCTGTTTCCCGATGTTCTGGATGATCTGGGTGATGTCGTCCCGGGAATTGAGCATCATGGCGTAATGCGTTCCCAGCCGGATGGTATTTGTCAGCCGATCCGTGTTTGCAATGACATCTTCCATCACCCGCTTCTGGGAATAGTTGATGTTGAAATAGGCCCAGATGGCCATCGAAGCGAGCAGGGTCGCTCCCACGATGATGGTGAGTTTCGCGAAAAGGCTCTTCTGGATGCGGTCGATCGGTGCGATCATGGATACCGCCCTAAATGCTCATGGACAGGGGTGTTGCCCCCCCCGGGAGGAGCTTTTCGCAGAGCTGCTGCGGGGAAGGGGGCGGTTACGACTACGATTACGATTACGACAACGACAACGACAACGACAACGATAACGATGGCGATGGAGAGATCGCCGATCAAGCGATCATGAGCGGTTTCGAGAGGTTCAGCTCGAGTCCCAGTCGTCCGGGGGAGATTCCGGCCGCCAGTCCGATCAGTTGCGGAAGATACAGAATCGGGATGTCGATCCGATCTCCGGCAGTGGTTGGGGCGCTGTGCTGAAATGCCTCGAGATTGAGCTGGCACATGGGGCATACGGTGACAATGGCGTCAGCGCCTGCGGCGTCTTCCAGGATGCCGCCGATCATGATCAGCGCCGCATCGTGATGGGTGTTGATGTGGGAGGCCCCGCAGCAGGCGGTTGCCATGTGCCAGGGAAAAACCGACGCCCCAAGGGCCTGGATGATCGGCTCCATCGATGTGGGTGTTTCGGGATCGTCGAATACGGGATAGGGCCGAAGGCACTGGCAGCCATAGTAGGGAGCGATCCGGAGGCCGGAAAGCGGTTTGCGGACGATGGCGCCGATAGCAGTGGCGCCGATGTCGCGGCTCAGGATGTCGAGCAGGTGACGAACCCGAACCGTTCCGCTGAGATGCAGGCCATCGACTGCCAGCGCCTCGTTGAGCATGGGCAGGATATCCGGCCTGGTGCGGACGGTTTCCTCGACCCGCTTCAGGTTCAGGTAGCAGGCGCTGCAGGGCACGAGCATCGTCAGCGGTTTACCTGCCGCTTCGGCCAAGGCGAGATTGCGCGCCGGCAGAACCAGAGAAAGCAGGCGACTGGTGAAATCCGCTGCGCTTGCGCCGCAACAGGTCCACCCTTCCAGTTCCTGGAGCTCGGCACCGAGCGCTTCCATGACGGCAAGGGTCGAGAGGTGGTATTCCCTGGCAGACCCTTCGAGCGAACATCCCGGATAATAGCGATAGTTCATGATCGATTCTCCATTTCATCGACTTTCCGGAACAGGGCGCTCAAATCCTTCCGGTGTTTTGCGGAAGGTACAAACGAGAGTTTCCCCTTGCGGATCAGCCGAATGCCAAGCGATGCAAATCGAAATGGCAGCACCGGGTTTCCCATGGCCATGAAAAAACCGCTCATCAGCTCCAGTTCATTCAGCCGGCCGTGTTTGCGCACACTGCTCAGGAAATGGCGATAGAACACCACGGATTCACTGCGTTCGAACCAACCCGATTGGCAGGCGAGGTTTTTCAAATCCGACATGGCTTCCGTGAGCGGCAGTCCCCTCGGGCAGCGAAGCGTGCATCGAAAACACTGCGAGCACAGGAAAAACGTGCGGGACCGGAAGACTTCTTCCGTCAGGCCGGACAATACGAGCCGCCACAAATGCCTCGGCGTCAGGTCCATGGAAAAGGCATTCGGGCAGGAGCCTGTACAGGTGCCGCATTGCATGCATGCAGCCAGTTTTTCCTGAATGGATGAAAGCATGGTTTCTTTCGCTATTGTTGCATGCATGGCATGTTCCTCCGTTTCTGCGATATGAAGAAGAGGCGATCCGAGCCCCCTTTACTCGAAAAATGCCGTCTTGGGAGCGATGAGGGGATGGCGCCTTTGGGTAAGCAACCGCTCCGGGGACCGGGAAATTTCGGGAAGAGCCGAGAAAAACTCAGCGCCCCGGCAGCGTAAGGCCGGCCAAAGGCCAAACCCGCTTCTGTCGGCCACGGTTTGCGCTAATGATCGCCCCTGACGCAGCAGATCCCGTCTTGGGATTTTGTCCGGCCCAACGCTGCCCGGTCGCTTCGGACAGTTTCTCGTCTCTTCCCAAAACTTCCCGGCTCCCTTCGCTCGAACCAGCACTTTCGTACCCGGTAATGCAAGGCGGCTACTTGGGTAGTGGAACCCCAGCCCCAAAGAACCTTTCGAGGATTCCGGGCCTGTCTTCAAGCGGTGGGGCGGGTTCCTTGTTGCGGCGCCAGGAGAAACTGTTTGAAGCGGTCGGGACTCGTTGGCCGGACAGCTTGTCGGGCCGAGGATCGACATAGGGGCAAAGGATGCAGGCTGCGGCCTCATGGCGCGGGGTTTCCCCCTGTCCGGCCGTACGAGGCCGGAACGCTGAGTTTTTCTCCGGCGACGCAACAAGGGACCTGCCCTGCCGCATATGCCCCTAACCCCGTCCTTCCCCATGCCGCCCTTTACCGCCTTCAGTCCCCCGCTCATTTCCTATCGCCTTTTGCCTCTCACCCATCACCCATTGCCCATAACCCATAGCCCATCACCCATCACCCATAGCCCATAGCCTATAGCCCATAGCCTATAGCCCGCCATCGATGATCTCAAACATCTGCTGCGCAAAAAGCCCCTCCACGACCGCAGCGTCGTTCGGACATACGGAGGCGCAGATGCCGCAGGCCCTGCAGGCAAGCGGGTCGATGACGATCCGGTCGATATCCGGATCGAGGCTCCTGGCATGGAAGGGGCATGCCGCCACACACTGCTCGCACAGGCTGCAGATGCTGTGGCGGACGCTGGCCGTCTTTCGAACCTGGTCGAGCGGCCGCTGCGATGCCAGGAAAGGCAGCGCCTGAACGGCGCAGGCCTTTGCGCTCGCAATGGCCTCCGGGATGCTGGACGGTGCAAGACCTGCTCCCGCAACGAAAATCCCTTCCCGCTCCGTGCGGACCGGATGCCATTTGATATCGGCTTCCCGGATGAATCCATCCTCATCCCGACCGATTCCGAAAATTCCGCACAAGGCATCGTCCGCCGCTGGTACCATTCCCGCAGCCAGTATCACCCGATCCGCTTCGATTTCGATTTCGCGCCCGATAATCCGCTCGAAGCTGCGGACCAATACCCGGTCACCCGCCGGTTGAACCACCGGTTTCCGTTCCGGCTCGTAGGTCAGGAAAATCACCCCTGCCTTTCGGGCCTGGGTATAGACCTGCTCGATGGCACCGATGGCCATCATGTCCCGCACCAGCACATAGACATCGATGTCGGGTTTACGGGATTTGAGCGTCATGGCGTGCTTGAGCGATGTGGCGCAGCAGACCTTGCTGCAATAGTTTCGCGGCGAAAAACGCGTCCCGGCGCACTGGATCATGACAACCGTATCGATGCCGGAAAGATCGCAGGACGACTCGGCCAGAAAACGCTCGAACGCAAGCTGCGTCAGAATCCTGTCGTTGACCGGATATCCGCAGAGAGACGGATCGGTTTCCCGGATGCCGGTCGCCAGAATTACGGCTCCATATGTTTCTTCGATCACGCCGTTGTCCGACTGCTCCAGGACCGCCCGGAACCGGCCTGCCTGCCCTGTGCATGCCGCCACCCGGGTTGTCGTTCGGCAGGTGATATTCGGCTGCTGGGTCACCGTATTGACGAGGCTGTCCCGCAATTCCCGAACCAAAGCCCCGTCGATTGTCCGATGGATATCGTTGATACGGCCCCCGATCGTATCGCTTGCTTCGATGAGATCGACGGCAACGCCGAGCTGCGCGAGCGCGATGGCGGCGCTCATGCCGGCAACACCAGCGCCGACAACCAGGGCTCGCGCGATTCCCGAAGGAAACCGCTGCAGCTCCGGTGTGATCCATTTGAGCCGGGCGATTCCCTTCAGGATTTCCCGAAGCACATCATCCGTTTCTTCCGCTGCCTGGGCGAGCCCCTTTTCCGACAGGCTCCGCAGAACCGGCGTGTGGATATCGACAACATCGATCAGAAGCGCCGGCAATTGATACGCTGCTGCCATCACACTGCGTACTTCCGATGGCATCTCGACAGGCCCCGTCCCGACCAGAAGGCGGTTGACGCCGGATGCCGCCGCTTCACCCGCACCGGCCGGCAAACCGGCGGCTTCCCGGGAGCCGTCCTGCCATCGCACCCAGGCCACCTCGGGATTTCGTATCAGTCGGGCTTCGATGCTGGTCCTGTCCAGGGGCTGCAGGGATCGATCATCCCCGGAAAACAACAGAATACCGATTCGCGGCGGCTCCCGGCCGATGGCGGAGAGCCCGTCCGTTTTCCCCGGTTTTGCGGACGCGCCCGCATCTGCGGTATACCCAATGGCCCGAAGTGCCGCGTGCGCGGCAGCCGAGGCCAGCACCATGCTGTCCCGGATGGATTTCATGCCGCCGGCCGATCCGGCAACCACCACTCCTTTTCGATCCGTTTCGTTCCAGTCGAAGGGCCCGGTCAGGGGAAATCCCGATGCGTTCAGGGAAAAACCGAACACCTTCGAGAGGTTTTCCATGTCTTCCGCAGGCCGCTGCCCGACGGCAAGCACCACCATATCCACTGCCTTTGCATGGGTAATCCCGCCATCGTCCACCCAGCGCAGCAGAATGTCATGGGTATCCGGATTGTTGCTGAGCGAATGCGCTCTTGCCCGAACCATCCGGACACCTGCGGCTTCGGCGGCTTCCCGGTAGTGCTGGCCGCTTTTTTCGGGAGTGCGCAGATCCATGTAAAAGATCGATGTTTCACAGGCATCTCCCAGCTTTTCCTTGGCCAGGACAGCCTCTTTGAGCGAGATCATGCAACAGACCGCCGAACAGAAATCGGCTTCCGACTGCAGATCCCGCGAGCCGACGCACTGCAGCCAGGCAATCTTTCGGACCGGCCGGCCGTCTTCGAGCCGGATGAGTTTCCCGCCTGTTGGACCTGTTCCGCTCATGATCCGTTCAAATTCGATGCTCGTCACCACACCTGGGATCAGGCCGTACCCGTAAGGATTTTTCCCGGGAGCCGGATCGAAGAGCGAGCAGCCGGAGCAGAGAACGACGGCTCCGGTTTCCAGATGGATATCCTGCATGGCGAGGATTTGTTGCGCCTGCTGCTCGACCTTCGGCAGGAGGGCTTCCGGATCGAAGGGTTTGATGAGGTAATCGAGTGCGCCCATTTTCAGCGCATCGACGGCTGTTTCCACCGTCGCGTAGGCGGTCATCATGATAACGACCAGATCCGGCAGGACTTCCCTGGCTTTTCGCAGTACCTCCACCCCATCCATCCCCGGCATCTTGATGTCGAGCAGCATCAGGTGATA
This Desulfatirhabdium butyrativorans DSM 18734 DNA region includes the following protein-coding sequences:
- a CDS encoding FAD-dependent oxidoreductase produces the protein MAKQSTQRVLVIGGGIAGMRAALDLANAGCSITLVEKQGATGGWLSMLDHQFPSNGCGMCRILPHTVADTADQQCLRKGLAHPNIDVLKNTRILEANAEGEGFVIRLRQVSPAVDPSACMGCGLCAEVCPIEVSDAFNCGLSKKKAIHPPLPHAWPARFVIDPAVCTRCGACIDVCPAGAIHLPGSAWGDFRVLVVDDEAIVRDSTRDWLQEEGGFAVDTADSGPAALEMLRQKPYHLMLLDIKMPGMDGVEVLRKAREVLPDLVVIMMTAYATVETAVDALKMGALDYLIKPFDPEALLPKVEQQAQQILAMQDIHLETGAVVLCSGCSLFDPAPGKNPYGYGLIPGVVTSIEFERIMSGTGPTGGKLIRLEDGRPVRKIAWLQCVGSRDLQSEADFCSAVCCMISLKEAVLAKEKLGDACETSIFYMDLRTPEKSGQHYREAAEAAGVRMVRARAHSLSNNPDTHDILLRWVDDGGITHAKAVDMVVLAVGQRPAEDMENLSKVFGFSLNASGFPLTGPFDWNETDRKGVVVAGSAGGMKSIRDSMVLASAAAHAALRAIGYTADAGASAKPGKTDGLSAIGREPPRIGILLFSGDDRSLQPLDRTSIEARLIRNPEVAWVRWQDGSREAAGLPAGAGEAAASGVNRLLVGTGPVEMPSEVRSVMAAAYQLPALLIDVVDIHTPVLRSLSEKGLAQAAEETDDVLREILKGIARLKWITPELQRFPSGIARALVVGAGVAGMSAAIALAQLGVAVDLIEASDTIGGRINDIHRTIDGALVRELRDSLVNTVTQQPNITCRTTTRVAACTGQAGRFRAVLEQSDNGVIEETYGAVILATGIRETDPSLCGYPVNDRILTQLAFERFLAESSCDLSGIDTVVMIQCAGTRFSPRNYCSKVCCATSLKHAMTLKSRKPDIDVYVLVRDMMAIGAIEQVYTQARKAGVIFLTYEPERKPVVQPAGDRVLVRSFERIIGREIEIEADRVILAAGMVPAADDALCGIFGIGRDEDGFIREADIKWHPVRTEREGIFVAGAGLAPSSIPEAIASAKACAVQALPFLASQRPLDQVRKTASVRHSICSLCEQCVAACPFHARSLDPDIDRIVIDPLACRACGICASVCPNDAAVVEGLFAQQMFEIIDGGL